From Ignavibacteriales bacterium, the proteins below share one genomic window:
- the argJ gene encoding bifunctional glutamate N-acetyltransferase/amino-acid acetyltransferase ArgJ gives MITISMDDCQGGVTAPKGFRAAGMYCGIRKVKKDIAMIVSEVPAISAGVFTLNKTQAACVLVDKIQLKRSTVCSAVVVNSGNANACTGERGLNDTWDMVKATARALNVPEEQVMVSSTGVIGQYMPMEKVLPAIPELAAKLSTNGNGDAAEAIMTTDTFPKEAAVHFTLGKKVVTIGGTAKGSGMIAPNMATMLAFITTDVAISQDLLSKALRAANNRSFNRITVDGDMSTNDMVLVMANGLAGNVPLTEHSEEFQLFGAALEYVLIKLAKMIAKDGEGATKLVEIMVKGARSEDEAAQAAKAVANSNLVKTAIHGADANWGRILAAVGYSGVDFNPDNVEISFGELPVLKKNYEIVLDEEKAKELLLKDSVIIVVDLNQGSQFARFWTCDLTKEYVHINASYRS, from the coding sequence GTGATAACAATTTCTATGGATGATTGCCAGGGGGGCGTAACTGCTCCGAAAGGTTTCCGGGCGGCAGGTATGTATTGCGGCATACGGAAGGTCAAGAAGGACATCGCGATGATCGTGTCCGAAGTGCCCGCCATATCGGCAGGAGTATTTACGCTCAACAAGACTCAGGCCGCATGCGTGCTGGTAGACAAGATCCAGCTCAAGCGCTCCACAGTGTGCTCGGCGGTGGTCGTCAACAGCGGTAACGCCAATGCGTGTACAGGAGAACGAGGTTTGAATGACACGTGGGACATGGTGAAAGCCACGGCAAGAGCGCTGAATGTGCCCGAGGAACAGGTGATGGTGTCTTCCACCGGCGTCATAGGTCAGTATATGCCGATGGAAAAGGTTCTGCCGGCCATCCCTGAACTGGCAGCGAAATTGAGCACGAACGGTAACGGCGATGCTGCCGAGGCGATCATGACCACGGACACATTCCCGAAGGAAGCCGCAGTCCATTTCACGCTTGGGAAAAAGGTCGTGACAATTGGAGGGACTGCAAAAGGATCGGGCATGATTGCGCCGAACATGGCAACCATGCTCGCGTTCATTACCACCGATGTCGCGATTTCGCAGGATTTATTGTCGAAGGCGCTTCGGGCCGCCAATAACCGCTCGTTCAATCGCATCACGGTGGACGGTGATATGAGCACGAACGATATGGTGCTCGTCATGGCGAATGGGCTGGCCGGCAACGTGCCGTTGACGGAGCACTCAGAGGAGTTTCAACTCTTCGGCGCAGCCCTGGAATACGTGCTGATCAAGCTGGCAAAGATGATTGCGAAGGACGGCGAAGGGGCGACCAAGCTCGTAGAAATTATGGTAAAAGGAGCGAGGTCAGAGGACGAAGCGGCGCAAGCGGCGAAAGCGGTTGCGAACTCAAATCTCGTCAAAACCGCGATCCACGGTGCCGATGCCAACTGGGGCCGGATCCTGGCCGCGGTCGGTTACTCTGGAGTCGATTTCAACCCGGATAACGTCGAGATTTCGTTCGGTGAACTTCCCGTTCTCAAGAAGAACTACGAAATCGTTCTGGATGAGGAAAAAGCAAAGGAACTGCTTCTGAAAGATTCAGTCATCATCGTTGTTGACCTGAACCAGGGGAGCCAGTTTGCACGCTTCTGGACGTGCGATCTCACGAAGGAATATGTTCACATTAATGCGAGCTACCGGTCATGA
- the argB gene encoding acetylglutamate kinase, with protein MIDATRKEEVLIEALPYIQTYEGKTFVIKYGGAVMTDEKLKQTFAKDVTILRKIGVNIIIVHGGGKEITQTASALGVDTTFVDGQRYTDEKMIEVVLMVLAGLVNKEIVNLINTNGGNAIGLCGVDNMLLRARKLVANGTDLGLVGEITNVNLPFLGLLLQNSMMPVIAPIGMGENGQLFNINADLAAGAVASALKAEKLVYLSDTEGILVKDKLVSTLTKSQADKFIQDGAIFGGMIPKVTSAFDTLDAGVNKVHIIDGRIKHSLLLEIFTDEGIGTQMVHDE; from the coding sequence ATGATCGACGCCACGCGAAAAGAAGAAGTGCTCATCGAAGCGCTGCCGTACATACAAACGTATGAAGGAAAGACGTTTGTGATCAAGTACGGCGGAGCGGTGATGACGGACGAGAAGCTGAAGCAGACGTTCGCGAAGGACGTCACGATCCTGCGGAAAATAGGCGTCAATATCATCATTGTTCACGGCGGCGGGAAAGAGATCACCCAAACGGCGAGCGCACTCGGCGTGGACACAACGTTTGTCGACGGTCAGCGATACACCGATGAGAAGATGATCGAGGTGGTGCTCATGGTGCTGGCGGGACTTGTCAACAAAGAGATCGTGAACCTGATCAACACGAACGGCGGTAACGCGATAGGACTCTGCGGTGTGGACAACATGTTGCTGAGGGCCCGCAAGCTTGTGGCAAACGGGACAGATTTGGGACTTGTCGGTGAGATTACGAACGTAAACCTTCCGTTCCTCGGTCTCTTGCTGCAGAACTCGATGATGCCCGTGATAGCTCCGATAGGCATGGGGGAGAACGGGCAATTGTTCAACATCAACGCGGATCTTGCGGCCGGCGCGGTGGCGAGCGCGCTCAAGGCCGAAAAGCTCGTCTACCTGAGTGACACAGAAGGCATCCTCGTGAAAGACAAGCTTGTTTCGACGCTGACCAAGTCTCAAGCGGACAAGTTTATTCAGGATGGGGCAATCTTTGGCGGTATGATTCCAAAAGTCACCTCTGCGTTTGACACGCTGGATGCCGGAGTAAACAAGGTTCATATCATCGACGGTCGTATCAAGCATTCGCTGCTCCTCGAGATTTTCACAGACGAAGGTATCGGAACGCAGATGGTGCATGATGAATAG
- a CDS encoding argininosuccinate synthase: MKKQRIAVAYSGGLDTSVIVKWLQEKYDAEIITVTGNLGQKKELTGVSEKAYKTGAKKVYIQDLREEFVEEYIFPSLKAGALYEHTYPMATSIGRPLLAKSLVEVAKRERCTAVAHGCTGKGNDQVRFEAAIAALAPNLKVLAPLRDWEFKSREEEIAYCEKHGIPVAATKKNPYSIDENVWGTAIECGVLEDPMVEPPADAYQRTVSPQDAPDKPTYVTIEFRHGVPVALDEKKMSGYEIIESLNDIAGANGVGRIDLIENRLVGIKSREVYEAPAAVVLHFAHRELERLTLDKEVAHYMGKLAQDYATLIYNGLWFTPLRSAMDAFVNETQKTVNGVVKLKLYKGNVEISGRMSPNSLYDTKLATYTVEDTFDHKASEGFIKIYSLPAKTFYQVNPKGLAKKQVLKRKVKKAAAKVRRQYRGKSS; this comes from the coding sequence ATGAAGAAGCAAAGAATTGCTGTGGCATACTCCGGCGGCCTCGACACGTCAGTGATCGTAAAATGGCTTCAGGAGAAATATGATGCTGAGATCATTACCGTGACAGGGAACCTTGGTCAGAAGAAGGAACTGACGGGCGTTTCAGAGAAGGCGTACAAGACCGGCGCAAAAAAGGTCTACATCCAGGACCTGCGGGAAGAATTTGTCGAAGAATACATTTTCCCGTCGCTGAAGGCCGGGGCACTGTACGAGCATACGTATCCCATGGCAACTTCGATCGGGCGTCCGCTGCTGGCGAAATCGCTGGTTGAAGTCGCGAAGCGGGAACGCTGCACGGCAGTTGCGCATGGCTGCACGGGCAAAGGAAACGACCAGGTGCGTTTCGAGGCGGCGATCGCTGCGCTTGCTCCGAATCTCAAAGTTCTTGCGCCGCTTCGTGACTGGGAATTCAAATCACGCGAAGAAGAAATCGCATACTGCGAAAAACATGGCATTCCCGTAGCCGCAACAAAGAAGAACCCCTACTCCATCGATGAAAACGTGTGGGGTACTGCAATAGAATGCGGTGTTCTGGAAGATCCGATGGTTGAGCCCCCGGCGGACGCATATCAACGCACAGTGTCTCCACAGGACGCGCCCGACAAGCCAACCTATGTCACAATCGAGTTCAGGCATGGTGTCCCCGTTGCACTCGATGAAAAGAAGATGTCGGGATATGAGATCATCGAGTCGCTCAATGACATTGCCGGTGCAAACGGTGTCGGACGGATTGACCTGATTGAGAACCGCCTGGTCGGCATTAAGTCGAGGGAAGTGTATGAAGCGCCAGCCGCCGTTGTGCTGCATTTTGCTCACCGCGAACTTGAGCGGTTGACGCTCGACAAAGAAGTGGCGCACTACATGGGAAAACTGGCCCAGGACTACGCGACATTGATCTATAACGGCCTCTGGTTCACGCCTCTCCGTTCTGCAATGGATGCATTTGTGAATGAAACGCAGAAGACCGTCAACGGAGTTGTAAAACTCAAACTCTACAAAGGCAATGTCGAAATCTCCGGACGAATGTCACCAAACTCATTGTACGACACAAAGCTTGCTACATACACAGTCGAAGACACCTTCGATCACAAGGCGAGCGAAGGATTCATAAAGATCTACAGCCTTCCCGCAAAGACCTTCTACCAGGTGAATCCCAAAGGTCTGGCAAAAAAGCAAGTACTGAAACGTAAAGTGAAGAAGGCCGCGGCCAAAGTGCGGCGGCAGTATCGCGGCAAGTCTTCCTGA